A genomic window from Streptococcus sanguinis includes:
- a CDS encoding PspC domain-containing protein → MIIEVSIMNVKFYKLKKNRLISGVLSGLSDKFDFDLSLVRFLFIIFTVVNFGLGILIYILLAMVMPYKEDIEEEMYGTGPRKRKEAEAIKDDKDGWFW, encoded by the coding sequence ATGATTATTGAGGTCTCTATCATGAACGTGAAATTCTATAAGTTGAAAAAAAATCGGCTGATTTCCGGTGTCTTGTCCGGTCTGTCTGATAAATTTGATTTTGATCTGAGCCTAGTGCGCTTCCTCTTTATTATCTTTACTGTGGTCAATTTCGGCTTGGGAATTCTCATCTATATCCTGCTGGCTATGGTTATGCCCTATAAAGAAGATATAGAAGAGGAAATGTATGGAACTGGCCCACGCAAACGAAAAGAAGCGGAAGCTATCAAAGACGATAAAGACGGCTGGTTTTGGTAA
- a CDS encoding SprT family protein, producing the protein MNLTDYVKRVSLEDFGWEFRHQAYWNKRLRTTGGRFFPKDGHLDFNPKIYETFGLETFRKIVRHELAHYHLYYQGKDYRHGDRDFKDLLKRVDGLRYAPSLSDSQTFLIYECLSCGALIRRRRRVNLQKYRCGRCMGKLRLSENA; encoded by the coding sequence ATGAATCTAACTGATTACGTCAAGCGGGTTTCGCTTGAGGATTTTGGCTGGGAATTCCGCCACCAAGCTTATTGGAACAAGCGTCTCCGCACTACAGGGGGACGCTTCTTTCCTAAAGACGGACATCTGGATTTCAACCCAAAAATCTATGAAACTTTTGGGCTGGAGACCTTTCGAAAAATTGTCCGCCATGAGTTAGCTCACTATCACCTCTATTATCAGGGCAAAGATTACCGTCATGGGGATAGAGATTTTAAAGACCTGCTCAAGCGAGTTGATGGTCTGCGTTACGCCCCCTCATTGTCAGATTCGCAAACCTTTCTCATCTATGAATGCCTGAGCTGCGGAGCACTTATCCGTCGCAGACGCAGAGTCAATCTTCAAAAATACCGGTGCGGACGCTGTATGGGCAAGCTCCGTTTGTCGGAGAACGCTTGA